Proteins co-encoded in one Candidatus Pelagibacter sp. RS40 genomic window:
- the ahcY gene encoding adenosylhomocysteinase → MEDYKVKDISEAEFGRKEISLAETEMPGLMALRAEYKGKEPLKGAKIVGCLHMTIQTAVLIETLVELGAEVRWSSCNIFSTQDHAAAAIAKAGIPVFAWKGETEEEYWWCVKQTIEGKEGWKPNMILDDGGDLTALMHKDYKDLLKDIKGLSEETTTGVLALKKMESEGTLLVPAINVNDSVTKSKFDNLYGCRESLVDGIKRATDVMMSGKVAIVAGFGDVGKGSAASLRQSGARVMVTETDPICALQAAMEGYEVVLMDDMIKEADIVVTATGNKDVVTADHMRDMKDRAILCNIGHFDNEIQVEALKNYKWDEIKPQVHEITLPSNKRIILLAEGRLVNLGCATGHPSFVMSASFTNQVTAQIELWNNSDKYEKKVYVLPKHLDEKVARLHLEKVGAKLTKLSEDQAQYISVTTEGPYKPDAYRY, encoded by the coding sequence ATGGAAGATTATAAAGTAAAAGATATATCTGAAGCAGAATTTGGTAGAAAAGAAATTTCATTAGCAGAAACAGAAATGCCAGGCTTAATGGCATTAAGAGCAGAGTATAAAGGTAAAGAACCTTTAAAAGGTGCAAAAATTGTTGGCTGTTTACATATGACAATCCAAACAGCAGTATTAATTGAAACACTAGTTGAGCTTGGAGCTGAAGTAAGATGGTCTTCGTGTAATATTTTTTCTACCCAAGATCACGCAGCTGCTGCAATTGCAAAAGCTGGAATACCTGTTTTTGCATGGAAAGGTGAAACAGAGGAAGAATATTGGTGGTGTGTAAAACAAACTATTGAAGGAAAAGAAGGTTGGAAACCAAATATGATACTTGATGATGGTGGAGATTTAACAGCCTTGATGCACAAAGATTACAAAGATTTATTAAAAGATATAAAAGGTTTGTCAGAAGAAACTACAACTGGAGTTTTAGCTTTGAAAAAAATGGAAAGCGAGGGAACTTTACTTGTACCTGCGATAAATGTAAACGACTCTGTTACAAAATCAAAATTTGATAACCTTTATGGTTGTAGAGAAAGTTTAGTTGATGGAATAAAAAGAGCAACTGACGTAATGATGTCAGGAAAAGTTGCTATCGTAGCAGGTTTTGGTGACGTTGGAAAAGGAAGTGCTGCATCGCTTCGTCAAAGTGGTGCAAGAGTTATGGTTACCGAAACTGATCCTATATGCGCACTTCAAGCTGCAATGGAAGGTTATGAAGTAGTATTAATGGATGATATGATCAAAGAAGCAGACATTGTTGTAACAGCTACTGGAAACAAAGATGTAGTTACAGCTGATCACATGAGAGATATGAAAGATAGAGCTATACTTTGCAATATTGGACACTTTGATAATGAAATTCAAGTTGAAGCACTAAAAAATTATAAGTGGGATGAAATCAAACCGCAAGTTCATGAAATTACTTTGCCTAGCAATAAAAGAATAATTTTACTTGCTGAAGGTAGACTGGTAAATCTTGGATGTGCAACAGGGCACCCTAGTTTTGTAATGAGTGCATCATTTACAAATCAAGTAACTGCTCAAATTGAACTTTGGAATAATTCAGATAAGTATGAAAAGAAAGTATATGTTTTACCAAAACATTTAGATGAAAAAGTTGCAAGACTTCACTTAGAAAAAGTTGGGGCTAAATTAACTAAGTTATCTGAAGATCAAGCTCAATATATTAGCGTAACTACAGAAGGACCATACAAGCCTGATGCGTATCGCTACTAA
- a CDS encoding HAMP domain-containing sensor histidine kinase codes for MLSRFLKNLSILKKFLFINFLVFLIIGLLTLIYLNRIQPTLIKTKTVNHINTLDNTIENLNRLQVQFNEEEVKSFLFSTRFLFQSLDRVQFFDLNFNLIGDTDTLDLDPRAFSQRLDIVEMNNLNENEQNNKPEKKEENLKKKVKILENLNIYKSSKNYGQPFTFTSDSYDQFLLTTLKNVIIDNREVGFIAVTENANDVKAVINERKVFIVRTAILVGIVIIIFSFVMNRYFLKPIKNLVIYTNLIKEKSSQETNIKSIQNRNDEIGTLSKSLGEMTDELHQRITTAENYSTDLLHEIRNPLASLKSASEIISETEDKSQRHKLVKIVSHDVERIERLITDYSQMLRDEAAISSEKMKKINLAEVVKSVVDDFNSVYDTKKSIAINFKTNGQNNYEILAIENRIEQIIANLLENSISFSEKNQAIDVELAKKEEDKITLIVSDEGVGFNENDTNKIFNRFYSNRPEKFGEHSGLGLNIVKNLVEIHGGEITASNNEDKGARIEINFPKA; via the coding sequence ATGTTGAGTCGTTTTCTTAAAAATTTATCAATACTAAAAAAATTTCTATTTATTAATTTTTTGGTATTTTTGATTATTGGTTTACTAACATTAATTTACCTTAATAGAATTCAACCTACATTAATAAAAACTAAGACAGTAAATCATATTAATACACTAGACAATACAATTGAAAATTTGAATAGATTACAAGTTCAATTTAATGAGGAAGAGGTAAAAAGTTTTCTTTTTTCTACTAGGTTTTTGTTTCAAAGTTTAGATAGAGTTCAGTTTTTTGATCTCAATTTTAATCTAATTGGAGATACGGACACTCTTGATCTGGACCCGCGAGCTTTTTCCCAAAGATTAGATATAGTTGAAATGAATAACCTCAACGAAAACGAACAAAATAATAAACCAGAAAAAAAAGAGGAAAATTTAAAAAAAAAAGTTAAAATTTTGGAAAATTTAAACATTTATAAAAGTTCAAAAAATTATGGACAACCCTTTACATTTACTTCTGATAGTTACGATCAATTTTTGTTAACAACTTTGAAAAATGTCATAATAGATAATAGAGAAGTTGGTTTTATTGCAGTTACAGAAAACGCAAATGATGTAAAAGCTGTAATTAACGAACGTAAAGTGTTTATAGTTAGAACAGCAATTTTAGTTGGTATAGTAATTATAATTTTTTCATTTGTTATGAATAGATATTTTTTAAAGCCAATAAAAAATTTGGTTATTTATACAAATTTAATAAAAGAGAAAAGTAGTCAAGAAACAAACATAAAATCAATTCAGAATAGAAATGATGAAATTGGAACTTTATCAAAATCATTGGGAGAAATGACTGATGAATTACATCAAAGAATTACAACAGCAGAAAATTATTCAACAGACTTGTTGCATGAAATAAGAAATCCGCTAGCATCTTTAAAGAGTGCATCAGAAATTATATCTGAGACTGAGGATAAATCACAAAGACATAAGTTAGTAAAAATTGTTTCTCATGATGTTGAAAGAATTGAGAGATTAATTACAGATTATTCACAAATGTTGAGAGATGAGGCTGCAATTTCCTCCGAAAAGATGAAAAAAATCAACTTAGCTGAGGTAGTAAAATCAGTCGTTGATGATTTTAATAGCGTTTATGACACTAAAAAATCTATAGCAATTAATTTTAAGACAAATGGCCAAAATAATTATGAAATTCTTGCTATAGAAAATCGAATTGAACAAATTATAGCAAACTTATTAGAAAATTCGATTTCATTTAGTGAGAAAAATCAAGCAATAGATGTTGAGCTAGCAAAAAAAGAAGAGGATAAAATTACATTAATAGTTTCAGACGAAGGGGTTGGTTTTAATGAAAATGATACAAATAAAATTTTCAATAGATTTTATAGCAATAGACCTGAGAAATTTGGTGAGCATTCAGGTTTAGGACTAAATATAGTAAAAAATTTAGTAGAGATACATGGTGGCGAAATCACCGCATCTAATAATGAGGATAAAGGTGCCAGAATTGAAATAAATTTCCCAAAAGCTTAA
- a CDS encoding response regulator transcription factor encodes MKQTIALVDDDRNILTTLSIALEKEGFQIQTYLDGESALIGLSRTPPDLAVIDIKMPRMDGEELLKKLRKKTSMPVIFLTSKDEEVDELLGLKLGADDFVKKSGGFSTKILIERIRVQLRKKDNKIEENKNIISHGKLKLDPSQLECEWDGKELPDKLTTTEFLIVKELSKRPGIIKERSQLMDVAYREDTDIEDRTIDSHVKRIRKKFKRIDPDFSAIETRYGSGYRWNVK; translated from the coding sequence ATGAAACAAACAATTGCACTAGTCGATGATGATAGAAATATCTTAACTACTTTAAGTATTGCACTTGAGAAAGAAGGATTTCAAATTCAAACATATTTAGATGGAGAAAGTGCTCTAATAGGTTTGTCAAGAACGCCACCTGATCTTGCAGTTATAGACATTAAAATGCCAAGAATGGATGGAGAAGAATTGTTAAAAAAATTAAGAAAAAAAACTTCAATGCCTGTAATTTTTTTAACTTCAAAGGATGAAGAAGTTGATGAATTGCTTGGATTAAAACTTGGGGCCGATGATTTCGTAAAAAAATCTGGTGGATTTTCTACGAAAATTCTTATTGAGAGAATTAGAGTACAACTTAGAAAAAAAGATAATAAAATTGAAGAAAATAAAAATATCATTTCTCACGGTAAATTAAAATTAGACCCCTCACAATTAGAGTGTGAGTGGGATGGAAAAGAACTACCAGATAAATTAACAACGACAGAATTTTTAATAGTTAAAGAACTGTCAAAAAGACCTGGTATAATCAAAGAAAGATCTCAATTAATGGATGTTGCATATAGAGAAGATACTGACATTGAAGATAGAACAATAGACAGCCATGTAAAAAGAATAAGAAAAAAATTTAAGAGGATAGATCCTGACTTTTCAGCGATTGAAACTAGATACGGAAGTGGATATCGTTGGAATGTTAAATAA
- the polA gene encoding DNA polymerase I, whose product MSKIKKDDNFYLIDGSGYIFRAYYALPPLTRKSDGLPVGAVSGFCNMLFKLLEDAKSKDNKDKPSHFAVIFDSARKNFRNEIYSEYKGNRSDAPDDLIPQFDYIRKSVLAFNLPSIELINYEADDLIATYVEQILEKGAKATIVSSDKDLMQLYRKNVRIYDPMKNKFINEEDVQNKFGVEARKVIDVQALAGDSTDNVPGVPGIGVKTAAELIKEYGNLENLLKNATKIKQNKRRETLIENKDKAIISKKLVTLKKDVPVKNKIEEFKLKEIDKQKLYNFLREMEFNRLLSSAISTYGETDFLKSKNKNTDEKNNAKITKENYHLIKNEVELQKWLKAAEDKGEFAIDTETNSLDAHQAKLVGISISHTIGKGCYIPTGHKNFKNLDEKKILKILKPYLEDKSIKKIGQNIKFDYIIFNKRGIDINSLEDTMLMSYVLDAGKNRHNMDTLAEIHLGHKTIQFKDLVGTGKKQINFSEVDVNIAKDYAAEDADITYRLYKNFLKSLKEENLLNIYEIFEKPLVKILAKMEIEGIKLDEKSLKNLSSKFEKKIKSLEQKIFKLSKKEFNIGSTKQLGEIMYNDLKIASLKKTKKGSFATSASVLEDLAFKGYDFPKLVLEWRQTSKLKNTYSDTLPEHINKNTKRIHTSFLLAATTTGRLASSDPNLQNIPIKTEEGKDIRRAFIAEKNKKLISADYNQIEMRILADLADVKELKKAFNNNDDIHSLTASQVFGTEINKVDPDMRRKAKAINFGIIYGISQYGLAKQINVSNVEAEEFLNSYFLKFPEIKEYMSETIKFCRKSGFVNNIFGRKTHITGINDKNFNVRNFQERAAINAPIQGSASEIMRMAMIRLDDEISDKKNNNLKMLLQIHDELIFEVEEKNIINSSKIIKKIMTSVKDSNLHSFSIPLLVDINSGDNWGQLH is encoded by the coding sequence ATGTCAAAAATTAAAAAAGACGATAACTTTTATTTAATTGATGGATCTGGATATATTTTCAGAGCTTATTATGCACTTCCACCGTTAACAAGAAAAAGTGATGGCTTGCCTGTTGGAGCTGTTAGTGGATTTTGCAACATGCTTTTTAAACTTTTAGAAGATGCTAAATCAAAAGATAATAAGGATAAGCCTAGCCATTTTGCAGTGATTTTTGACTCAGCAAGAAAAAATTTCAGAAATGAAATTTACTCTGAATATAAGGGAAACAGATCTGATGCTCCTGATGATTTAATCCCACAATTTGATTATATAAGAAAATCAGTGCTTGCTTTCAATCTCCCTTCTATTGAATTAATAAATTATGAAGCAGACGATTTGATCGCTACCTATGTAGAGCAAATTTTAGAAAAAGGTGCAAAAGCAACAATAGTTTCCTCTGATAAAGATTTAATGCAGCTTTATAGGAAAAATGTGAGAATTTATGACCCTATGAAGAATAAATTTATAAATGAGGAGGATGTTCAAAATAAATTTGGAGTTGAAGCTAGAAAGGTAATAGATGTTCAAGCTTTAGCTGGAGACAGTACTGATAATGTCCCAGGTGTACCAGGCATTGGAGTTAAAACCGCAGCTGAATTAATCAAAGAATATGGAAATTTAGAAAATTTACTAAAAAATGCAACCAAAATTAAACAGAATAAGAGAAGAGAAACATTAATTGAAAATAAAGATAAAGCAATAATTAGTAAGAAACTTGTAACATTAAAAAAGGATGTTCCAGTTAAAAATAAAATCGAGGAATTTAAATTAAAGGAAATTGATAAACAAAAACTTTATAATTTCTTAAGAGAAATGGAATTTAATAGACTATTAAGTTCTGCAATTTCAACTTACGGAGAAACTGATTTTTTAAAGAGCAAAAATAAAAATACTGATGAAAAAAATAATGCGAAAATTACAAAAGAAAACTATCATTTAATTAAAAATGAGGTGGAGCTACAAAAATGGTTAAAAGCTGCAGAGGATAAAGGGGAATTTGCTATTGATACAGAAACTAACTCATTAGATGCCCATCAAGCAAAACTTGTTGGAATTTCTATATCCCACACGATTGGTAAAGGCTGTTATATTCCGACAGGACATAAAAATTTCAAAAATTTGGATGAAAAAAAAATTTTAAAAATATTAAAACCTTATTTAGAGGACAAAAGTATTAAAAAGATCGGTCAAAATATTAAGTTTGATTATATTATTTTTAATAAAAGAGGAATAGATATTAATTCTTTAGAAGATACGATGTTGATGTCTTATGTTTTAGATGCAGGAAAAAATAGACACAACATGGATACACTGGCTGAAATTCATTTAGGACATAAAACAATTCAATTTAAAGATTTAGTAGGTACTGGAAAAAAACAAATAAATTTTTCAGAAGTAGATGTGAATATAGCCAAGGATTATGCAGCTGAGGATGCTGATATTACATATCGATTGTACAAAAACTTTTTAAAGTCTTTGAAAGAGGAAAATCTTTTAAATATTTATGAAATTTTTGAAAAACCATTAGTTAAAATTTTAGCTAAAATGGAAATAGAAGGTATTAAATTAGATGAAAAATCACTTAAAAACTTATCTTCGAAATTTGAAAAAAAAATAAAAAGCCTAGAACAGAAAATATTTAAGCTCTCTAAAAAAGAATTTAATATTGGTTCTACCAAGCAGCTTGGTGAAATAATGTATAATGACTTAAAAATTGCCTCATTAAAAAAAACAAAAAAAGGAAGTTTTGCAACTAGTGCTTCTGTTTTAGAAGATTTAGCTTTCAAGGGTTATGATTTTCCAAAATTAGTTCTTGAGTGGAGACAAACTAGCAAACTTAAAAATACTTATTCAGATACTCTTCCTGAACACATAAATAAAAATACAAAAAGAATTCATACATCTTTCCTTTTAGCTGCTACAACAACTGGAAGACTGGCATCAAGTGATCCAAATTTGCAAAACATCCCAATTAAAACTGAAGAAGGCAAAGATATAAGAAGAGCATTTATTGCTGAAAAAAACAAAAAACTTATTTCTGCAGATTATAATCAAATAGAAATGAGAATCTTAGCAGATCTAGCAGATGTGAAAGAGTTAAAAAAAGCATTTAATAATAATGATGATATTCACTCTCTTACAGCAAGCCAAGTATTTGGAACTGAAATTAACAAAGTTGACCCAGATATGAGAAGAAAAGCTAAAGCTATTAATTTTGGAATAATTTATGGAATATCGCAATATGGTCTTGCAAAACAAATTAACGTTTCAAACGTCGAGGCTGAGGAATTTCTTAACTCTTATTTTTTAAAATTCCCTGAGATAAAAGAATATATGTCTGAAACAATAAAGTTTTGTAGAAAAAGCGGATTTGTAAACAATATTTTTGGAAGAAAAACACACATTACCGGTATTAATGATAAAAACTTTAACGTAAGAAATTTTCAAGAAAGAGCAGCAATAAATGCGCCAATTCAGGGGTCAGCATCAGAAATAATGAGGATGGCAATGATTAGATTAGATGACGAGATTAGCGATAAAAAAAATAATAATCTAAAAATGCTTTTACAAATTCATGATGAGTTAATATTTGAAGTAGAGGAAAAAAATATTATTAATAGTTCAAAAATTATAAAAAAAATAATGACAAGTGTAAAAGATAGTAACCTGCACTCATTCTCAATACCTTTATTAGTAGACATAAATTCTGGTGATAATTGGGGACAATTACATTAG
- a CDS encoding biotin transporter BioY translates to MEIAKNIYSNKVLKYIIIAFAGSILLTISAKIKIPFYPVPMTMQTFVVILLGITFGYKAGAVAVCLYLIEGISGLPVFSNSPEKGVGISYFMGPTMGYLIGFIFAAVIAGYLKYTKNYIFNFFKILFSISIIYLFGLLWLGTLIGWDKPIFKLGLLPFVYAETLKILLLTLIVNKLKNFRRFI, encoded by the coding sequence ATGGAAATAGCTAAAAATATTTACAGTAACAAAGTACTTAAATACATCATAATTGCTTTTGCTGGATCAATATTATTAACTATATCGGCAAAAATTAAAATCCCATTTTATCCTGTTCCAATGACAATGCAGACTTTTGTCGTAATATTGTTAGGAATAACATTTGGATATAAAGCTGGTGCTGTTGCAGTTTGTTTATATTTAATTGAGGGAATTTCTGGATTGCCTGTATTCTCTAATTCTCCTGAGAAGGGAGTTGGTATATCATATTTTATGGGTCCAACAATGGGCTATCTAATTGGATTTATTTTTGCTGCAGTCATTGCTGGATATTTGAAATATACAAAAAACTATATTTTTAATTTTTTTAAAATTTTATTTTCAATTTCAATTATTTATCTATTTGGTTTATTGTGGCTTGGTACCCTAATTGGATGGGATAAACCAATATTTAAATTAGGCTTGTTGCCATTTGTTTATGCGGAAACACTTAAAATACTTCTGCTTACTTTGATTGTTAATAAGTTGAAAAATTTTAGAAGGTTTATCTAG
- a CDS encoding ActR/PrrA/RegA family redox response regulator transcription factor, whose translation MAEAEIVKKIAEFEDKSLLIVDDDNPFRERLARAMEKKGFSVSQAEGVKIGIESVKSKKPAFAVVDLRLNDGNGLEVVKEIQKNNSESRIVMLTGYGNIPTAVAAIKEGAIDYLAKPADADDVEKALLADPNKKAAPPENPMSADRVKWEHIHRVFELCNRNVSETARRLKMHRRTLQRILSKRSPR comes from the coding sequence ATGGCTGAAGCTGAGATAGTAAAAAAAATAGCAGAATTTGAGGATAAATCTCTATTAATTGTAGACGATGATAACCCATTCAGAGAAAGACTTGCAAGAGCAATGGAGAAGAAAGGTTTCTCCGTTTCACAAGCTGAAGGTGTAAAAATTGGAATAGAATCTGTAAAATCCAAAAAGCCAGCCTTTGCAGTTGTTGATTTAAGATTAAATGATGGGAATGGACTTGAAGTTGTAAAAGAAATTCAAAAAAATAATTCTGAGAGCAGAATAGTAATGCTAACTGGATACGGCAATATTCCAACTGCAGTTGCAGCTATTAAAGAAGGTGCAATTGATTATCTTGCAAAACCAGCTGATGCAGATGACGTTGAAAAGGCATTGCTTGCAGACCCTAACAAAAAAGCTGCTCCACCAGAAAATCCAATGTCAGCAGATAGAGTAAAATGGGAACATATCCACAGAGTTTTTGAGCTTTGTAATAGAAATGTTTCTGAAACTGCAAGAAGATTGAAAATGCACAGAAGAACTCTGCAAAGAATTCTCTCTAAAAGATCACCTAGATAA
- a CDS encoding type III PLP-dependent enzyme, which yields MQKFKSVDELVNQLKPTEPVYCIRRNSIRLASKFFQNKFPGKILYAVKTNPHPVVLQTLLDSGIKHYDVASIKEIETIKNLNPEVECSYMHTVKSREDIKEAYFKYNIKTFALDTKDELIKIIESTNHAKDLRLFVRVSVSNEHAEIDLSKKFGAITSEAAGLLRLGKQYAYKLGLSFHVGSQCMHPISYAKGISEIGNIIKRTKIVPDIINVGGGFPTIYPDLVPQPMQSYFDEIKKGLKNLKLQKLPEIICEPGRSLVAESGSTIVRVNLRKKQKLYINDGTYGTLFDAGTPNIVYPSRVIKNGRVISKKLTSFDFYGPTCDSMDYMKGPFILPNNIKENDYIELGQLGAYGLTFRTQFNGFYSDQIFEVEDDPIMTMYNKETMKEFLVA from the coding sequence ATGCAAAAATTTAAGTCAGTTGACGAGCTTGTAAACCAACTGAAACCAACAGAACCGGTATATTGTATAAGAAGAAATTCTATAAGATTAGCTTCTAAATTCTTTCAAAATAAATTTCCAGGTAAAATCCTTTACGCTGTCAAAACAAATCCACATCCAGTAGTTTTGCAAACATTATTAGATAGCGGAATAAAGCACTACGATGTTGCATCAATTAAAGAGATCGAAACAATAAAAAATTTAAATCCTGAAGTTGAATGTTCTTACATGCATACCGTAAAAAGTAGAGAGGATATAAAGGAAGCATATTTTAAGTACAATATAAAAACTTTTGCATTAGATACAAAAGATGAATTAATAAAAATTATTGAAAGCACAAATCACGCGAAAGACTTAAGATTATTTGTAAGAGTTTCTGTTTCAAATGAACATGCTGAAATTGATTTATCCAAAAAATTTGGAGCTATAACATCAGAAGCAGCAGGTCTTTTAAGGCTTGGTAAACAATATGCTTACAAACTTGGTTTAAGTTTTCATGTAGGCTCTCAATGCATGCATCCAATTTCGTATGCAAAAGGAATTTCAGAAATAGGAAATATAATTAAAAGAACAAAGATTGTTCCTGACATAATAAACGTCGGCGGTGGATTTCCAACAATTTATCCAGATCTTGTACCGCAGCCAATGCAATCTTATTTTGATGAAATAAAGAAAGGTTTAAAAAATTTAAAACTTCAAAAACTGCCAGAAATAATTTGTGAACCTGGTAGATCGCTTGTTGCGGAAAGTGGATCTACAATTGTAAGAGTAAACTTAAGAAAAAAACAAAAATTGTATATCAATGATGGAACGTATGGAACTTTATTTGATGCAGGAACACCTAATATTGTTTATCCATCAAGAGTAATTAAAAATGGAAGAGTAATATCAAAAAAGTTAACTTCTTTTGATTTTTATGGTCCAACATGTGATAGTATGGATTATATGAAAGGTCCTTTCATATTGCCAAACAATATTAAGGAAAACGATTATATCGAGTTAGGTCAACTCGGAGCATATGGTTTAACATTTAGAACTCAATTTAATGGTTTTTATTCTGATCAGATATTTGAAGTAGAAGATGATCCAATTATGACAATGTATAACAAAGAAACTATGAAAGAGTTTCTTGTTGCATAA
- a CDS encoding 1,9-bis(guanidino)-5-aza-nonane synthase, whose protein sequence is MSENKNLSHNRKKDLLSKEVEHIDITKFDAREIISSMSKMSFVSRETANAADIYNEMLKDKDCTIFLTLAGSTSAAGCMHVYRDLVKYNMVDAIVATGASIIDMDFFEALGFKHYQGSQFQDDTELRENYIDRIYDTYIDEDQLQMCDKIIGEIADTLEPRSYTSREFIQEIGKYLKTNSKKKGSLIEMAYDNNVPIFCPAFTDSSAGFGLVMHQERNPKNHITIDAIREFRELTEIKIRSEGSGLFMIGGGVPKNFIQDTVICAELLGKNVAMHKYAVQITVADSRDGACSSSTLKEASSWGKVDVTKEQMVFAEATTVLPLIASDAFHKGEWKNRERKNFSKIF, encoded by the coding sequence ATGTCAGAAAACAAAAACTTATCACATAATAGAAAAAAAGACCTCTTGAGCAAGGAGGTTGAGCACATTGACATCACAAAGTTCGATGCAAGAGAAATTATATCCTCGATGTCAAAAATGTCATTTGTATCAAGAGAAACTGCCAATGCAGCAGATATTTATAATGAAATGCTGAAAGATAAAGATTGTACAATTTTTTTAACCTTAGCTGGATCTACCTCTGCAGCAGGATGTATGCATGTGTATAGAGATTTGGTTAAATACAATATGGTGGACGCAATAGTTGCAACTGGAGCTTCTATAATTGATATGGATTTTTTTGAGGCTTTGGGCTTTAAACATTATCAAGGTTCTCAATTTCAGGATGATACGGAGCTTAGAGAAAATTATATTGATAGAATATACGATACCTACATAGATGAAGATCAACTTCAAATGTGTGATAAAATTATCGGAGAAATTGCAGATACTTTAGAGCCTCGTAGTTACACTTCAAGAGAATTTATTCAGGAAATAGGAAAATATCTAAAAACAAATTCTAAAAAAAAAGGGTCGTTAATAGAAATGGCTTACGACAATAATGTACCAATTTTTTGCCCTGCTTTTACAGACTCCAGCGCTGGTTTTGGATTAGTAATGCATCAAGAAAGAAATCCAAAGAATCACATAACTATTGATGCAATAAGAGAGTTTAGAGAATTAACAGAAATAAAAATTAGATCTGAAGGTTCTGGTTTATTTATGATTGGTGGAGGTGTTCCAAAAAATTTTATTCAAGATACGGTCATATGTGCTGAACTGCTTGGTAAAAATGTGGCTATGCATAAATATGCTGTGCAAATTACAGTTGCAGATTCTAGAGATGGTGCTTGCAGCAGTTCAACTTTAAAAGAAGCAAGTTCATGGGGTAAAGTTGACGTAACAAAAGAACAAATGGTTTTTGCTGAAGCAACAACTGTTTTGCCGTTAATTGCAAGTGATGCTTTCCATAAAGGTGAGTGGAAAAATAGAGAGAGAAAAAATTTCTCAAAAATATTTTAA
- a CDS encoding PhzF family phenazine biosynthesis protein: MIIPIYQVDAFTSKVFGGNPAAVCPLQEWISDNLMQKIAQENNLSETAFFVKNKNEFNIRWFTPLTELDLAGHPTLATAHVILKELDINLEKIVFKTKIKDTLTVTYKDNLYFMDFPSRDPSIEKNMDEISKALGKKPKELYKHRDAIAVYDCEEDIINISPSFDKLNKLEYPITIVTAPGNEVDFVSRVFAPKLGIPEDPVTGSAHCELIPYWFKSLKKKEMTAHQISERGGKLYCTYNGDRVTIGGDAITFLRGKIEI, translated from the coding sequence ATGATTATACCAATCTATCAAGTTGATGCTTTTACATCTAAAGTATTCGGGGGCAATCCGGCAGCAGTATGTCCTTTGCAAGAATGGATAAGTGATAATTTAATGCAAAAAATTGCTCAAGAAAATAATCTCTCTGAAACAGCTTTTTTTGTAAAAAATAAAAACGAATTTAATATACGTTGGTTTACGCCTTTAACTGAATTAGACCTAGCTGGTCATCCAACACTTGCGACTGCACACGTAATTTTAAAAGAGTTAGATATAAATTTAGAAAAAATAGTATTTAAAACAAAAATTAAAGATACATTGACTGTGACGTATAAAGATAATTTATACTTTATGGACTTTCCCTCTAGAGATCCTAGTATTGAAAAGAATATGGATGAAATTTCTAAAGCTCTTGGTAAAAAACCCAAAGAACTTTATAAACATAGAGATGCGATTGCTGTCTATGATTGTGAAGAGGATATAATAAATATTTCTCCAAGCTTTGATAAGTTGAACAAACTAGAATATCCAATAACAATAGTAACAGCACCAGGAAATGAAGTAGATTTCGTATCAAGAGTTTTTGCACCTAAGTTAGGTATTCCAGAAGATCCAGTGACTGGTTCGGCCCATTGCGAACTCATTCCTTACTGGTTTAAAAGCTTAAAAAAAAAAGAAATGACCGCCCATCAAATCTCAGAAAGGGGTGGTAAACTTTATTGTACTTATAATGGTGATAGGGTTACAATTGGAGGAGATGCGATTACTTTTTTAAGAGGAAAAATAGAGATTTAA